In one window of Nicotiana tabacum cultivar K326 chromosome 12, ASM71507v2, whole genome shotgun sequence DNA:
- the LOC107813540 gene encoding metallothionein-like protein type 2: MSCCGGSCGCGSGCKCGSGCGGCGMYPDLEKSTTFTIIQGVAPMNNFEEFGEKAAEGGNGCKCGSNCTCDPCNC, translated from the exons ATGTCTTGCTGCGGAGGAAGCTGTGGCTGTGGATCTGGCTGCAAGTGCGGTAGTGGCTGCGGAGG ATGTGGGATGTACCCTGACTTAGAGAAGTCCACTACCTTTACCATCATTCAGGGTGTTGCTCCCATGAACAA CTTTGAGGAATTCGGAGAGAAAGCAGCAGAAGGAGGAAATGGATGCAAGTGTGGATCAAACTGTACCTGTGACCCTTGCAATTGTTAA